The sequence CTATGAAACATTCCCCCAGAGTGCTCCATGTTTCCATAAAGCATCAGGATCCCCCCAGGAGGACTTGTCTCCTGTCCCTTCACCTGTATCATGTATCTATCAGGAACACAGTGATTCTCAggctgatgaagaggaggaggacaaggCCCCTGCATCTGAAGATGATGAAGGAGGAGGTcccagagaggaggatggagattaTGAGGAGACAGTGGTAGAGCCCAGGCCTCTGAATGAGGTTACATCTCTAACAGACAGAACCAGCCCCTGGACCAGCCTGCTGTCAGACCCAGACCTAGCCTCTCtggagagtctggagacaccagAGGAGCACCAAGCCttggactactcctaccaccccAGCCTCACCCaacaggacagggagaggttagaTCTGCAGACTGACACCCTGCAGGCTTGCAGCTCTAGTGAGCCCATAGGcagcagactagaggagagggAGCAACATGTTAACTCAGAGTTCTCTCATGGACCAGACGCAGACGAGGAGGAAGACACGGTGAGTGATGGTGAGAGGACACTCCAAACCTCTGACAATGAGGCAGCACTACATCAGGAGTCCATCACTGCTGCTCTACATGAACAGTCCCTATTGTGTAGTGGAGAGACTGCTAGCAGGGTTCCTGGTGACAGAGATGCTCTGTCAGAGGTTGAGACCTCCGGGTTGTTGTACGACACAGCTGCTTTCTCAGATGAGGACACAGAACATGTTGTTGTCACATCTGACAAATATCAGCCAGAAACGTTCCTACACAAAGAAGACACCAGGAAGTCTAAACAGTATCCTTGCATTGTCAGCGTTGTTTTCTTACCTCTTTGTTATTCTAACTGTTTAGCTTAAGCAGAGTTTCATTGATATAGTGTTTACAGTTTTAACATGGACCCAAGAATAAATACAGTACTTgcatgcttggtttttgcttgttCCTTAACTGCCTTTTGTCCAGCTCTGACCCTGTGGAGATCCCTAATTTCTTCCTCTCATCTCACCACATGGAGGCTTCTATGAGAGCTCTACGCATAGCACCTGTCTTCCCCCTGGCCTCTGACCCAGTAAGTACAGTACCagccctctcccctctttctctgctTCAATCTCCTTTTCTTCTGCTTCTGGGTTGAGCCTGAATATGCTATTATAACAGGTTTTTGCAAGTCTAGACATGAGTAACTGAGACACAGATCAACATTTAGAGTAGTAACAAATTCCACTGTAAAATGATTGATTGTTGCATTACAAGCCATGGGTTACAGAATATTGAGACATTCATTCTATCAGGCGCGTGTATGGAGCACGCTGCTGACTAATAAGGAAACTGTCTCTACAGTCTTGAAGTTGCCAAGTCATCATCTTCCAGTGCTAATATTCTGTCATACCAATGCCAAAGGAGGACATAGTTACTAGTAGGTCACTATGTGCCATTCCTCATCCAGCTTGGCTCTCGGCGAGTAAAGGGGGCCAGTATAGGAGTCGcacagtcttttttttttttttttatataccccttttttctccccaatttcgatcttgtctcattgctgaactccccaatgggctcgggaggcgaaggtcgagtcatgcatcctccgaaaaatgacccgccaaaccgcgcttcttaacaccgggccgcttaacccggaagacagccgcaccaatgtgtcagagaaaacaccgttcaactgacgaccaaggtcagcctgcaggcgcccggcctgccCCAAGAAGTTGCGAGAGCGCGATGAACCAACTAAAGCccctccggccaaaccctcccctaacccagacaacgctgggccaattgtgcactgccctatgggactctcgatCAAGGACAGTTGTGATCGAACCCGGGACAGTAGTGACggctctagcactgcgatgctgtgccttagaccgctgtgccacttgggaatCCAAGAGTGCACCAGTCTAGACCAGTCTAGTGACTGCAAGAACTGAGCCAGTCTAGTGACTGCAAGAACTGAGCCAGTCTAGTGACTGCAAGAACTGAGCCAGTCTAGTGACTGCAAGAACTGAGCCAGTCTAGTGACTGCAAGAACTGAGCCAGTCTAGTGACTGCAAGAACTGAGCCAGTACAGCAGCTAGTAGTATGAGGCCACCGCCTGCCTTAAAATATAGTTCTATGGTGGGGGCTTTTATCATGAGGAACTGTCCTTCCTGCCCTGAGGATTAGTCCAACTCTTTAGCAGTGGGGTGATCTTTCTGAAATGGTTGCATTGCTATTGAGCTAAGGAGAAGATAACCATTAAGCTCAtctctagagagagggagagactcagGGCACTCAGCACGCCATTGGCTGAAATATCATAAAACAAGAACCCTGAGTGTCTTTCCGTCTCAGCGTTGTTGACCTTTAACTGTGGGGTCACAGTCACTGGGctgatatgtctgtctgtgtggtaacACACTTGGCAGTCTGGCTATGGGGGATTTAGGCCTACTATTTGTGAGAAATCAACATTATCTTTTATCATTAATAGCTCAGGAGTTGTTGTTCTAATGCGTAATCATTAGGGTTTGGCTCATAACTCAGTTCAACAGCTTAAACAACTGAATGGCAACTGTGGTGATAGGGAGGTATGCCTGCTTGTCTGGGCCCCTGCGTCAGACTGGCATGTCTGGGGGTGTGAAGGTGCAGTTGTTTATCACGCAATGGGACTACAGAGTTCGCAGGACATGTCATAGAACTGGTTCCAGCTAGTCACTCAATGCTAAAGGAAACTAGTTCCAGCTAGTCACTCTGTGCTAATATTAGCACAAACATCTGACCAGCCCTTTTAAGAGTAGAGTTCAGCGTGATTGATCACATATGTACGTATTTGACCAATGTGGGGCTGGTTCTGTTTGATGGAgaaaggactgactcattaacacaCAATGGTAGACATTTAAATCTTTGCGTTTTCACGTTTTTTTATCTCCCAGTATCTCCATTTAAAGCTTAATGATGCATTTTGTTTGCTTGCAAACTAGGAACAGTAGGCCAGTTTCTATGCTAAACAATTGATTGAATCTCTTTTTTGCAGAAAAATACCTCTCTTAGACATGGGATTCTTTGTCGGCGCGTTCCTCGTCCCAGGCCCAATATACCACCGTCGTCCATGAAGAAAGACGAGACCAAGAGAATAGCAAAGATATTTGCATCTCATTTTAAGGACTAACATTAGCACTTTCTCTAAATGCTATTTGATATTGTGTGTCGTGCTGTATATAAGGTTGATTGTATGTTTTCTAAAGGTTTATGAATGACCACACATCTTGATTACATAAGTGGCAGCTCATGGACAGTGCTTTCTAATAATGTAAAGAATATGTACATTTCATTTAAATAGTTTTTATAAATTAAATGGTTTGCCAGTGTAActgatattttatttatttattattaggtGTGCACCCATGATCACTGATGTGGGAGACTCCCATAGCCTTTAAGGATTATTGTCACAGGGGAAAACATTTTTTCAAGTAGTCAAAAGGGTGTCAAGTGTTGACCCCTTGTTGTCCTTGTTTTTCCCAACAAAGTGATGAACAGTTTGTTCTTAAAATGACGTCACCTTTGTTTGGATTTCAACAGCTGTCATGGTAAGTGGGCTAGTGTTAGGATATGAATGTTGTTCTATTCTCTGCGTCACCAGGCAGTCGCACACTATTCAAGAGCCGCTTCTGTTCCTGAAACCAGAGACTGTAGGAACTTCTGACAGTGAAAACATGCACTAGCTCAGGCACACAGCCTCTCAGGGACATGTATGGATTGGCTCAGCGGATGGGTCCATGGGTGTTTTTTTAAACATAGCATTATGGAGTGTTACATAATTATTATAAAGTCTAATTTAGGTCTGTGCTATTTCAACACGTCTTATTGCCTTGGCTCCCTGCTGCAATGACATTCATTGGATGTAAGACCTTTTGAGTTTAGGACAACTACTGTATCTTGCATATCGGCTGTTCAGTGTAACTGAAAATTACATAAATGTATCAAAGAGTCTTGCATTTTTTGTGCAGATATAATTCAATGCATATGTTTAAGGTTCAACAGAACATTGACTGTTGTAAACCGTGAGACTGACTGACATGTTGCATACTGTCTTGTACTCCCAAAAGGGAGAAATAGTTTATATGAACCTTTCATCATGATTTGAATATACATTTTTGTAGTAATGTTTTTGACCAAAAAAGAAGCTAAAGGCAGTTGAAAGTGTGGAATCTTGACTCATTTGGTTTGAATCGGTAACAAAATCAGATCATTGTCATCGCATACTAGACAAATCAATGAGCCAGTCATGTGTCAACATATCTCATGTACGACACGAGCTTGCGCATACTTTTCAGGTCAATGTATGTCATGGAACTATGTGTGACAAGGGACGGGCAGGCTATAATAATCCACACCCACCCCTGGGCGTGAGAATCAAATCCTAACTCTCTCAAGCCAGTGCTCCTCAATAGAACCTCCCAATTCAAATTTTGGATTACAGTACTTTTCATTCCAATCAGGTAAGCCTAATGTTATACCAAAATGTGTTGTATTGCTAGTTTGTTCAATATCCACTTTGCCCATCTAATGTCTGCTTCACATTTATCTACAGCTTCAATTTAGAATTTGAGATATGACCTaaattgtaatacattttaaaagcttATTTTAAATTTACACATGCTTATAGGGCATGCCAAAGTATTTTTTTCATGTTCATATGTTTCACAGGCGGTGGTATGCTTTTTTGGAGCAATTTTATGGAACAACAAAAGACAGGATCTTACATTCATAAAGATAACTTTCCAATACCTGAAACTTGAATATCACTTGCATCTGTCTAAGTAAGTGAAATTTGGGGTGCTTACAATAATCATTCAATGAATACTGACTAAAAAGCCATCTTTATGTGTTCCTTGATTCATTCTGATTACTTACTATTTGCTCTATTCTCTTTAGGAACGGACAGAACCTATTAAACTACGGTCTATCTACTGTACTTGTGAGACCTTCAGTACTCTTTGGGAAATTATCTGCACCATCTCAGTCATGGCTGGAGTGAAGCCCACAGACTTGGCCCCTACAGCTGCTGTTAAGTTCTTTGGCGCTGGAACTGCAGCCTGTTTTGCTGACCTGATCACCTTCCCTTTGGACACAGCTAAAGTTAGGCTGCAGGTGAGAGCGTGCACATgctttacatacagtacagtgataTTTGCAACCATGATTATGCTTAAAAAGTAAGTAATGGTTTCTGTTCCATTATCTTCACTAGTTTACTATTTAGAACGATGAAATGTATTGGACATGTACTCTTAAGTGGTATGTTAGTATGGCCATTGCAATGTAGCCATGTTCTACATAATGATTATGTAAAGGTATTCTGTCTTGATTGAATTGTGTCACTAGGATTACTTTCAATACAAAGATGAATTAACACTTGTGTTTGTCTGTCTTAGATCCAGGGCGAGTCCAAGTCCTCTGAAGGGAAGATGGTGGTGAAGTACAGAGGTGTGTTTGGCACCATCAACACCATGGTGAAGACAGAGGGGCCCAGGAGCCTCTACAATGGCCTGGTGGCAGGTCTCCAGAGACAGATGAGCTTTGCCTCGGTCCGCATCGGCCTCTATGACTCCATGAAGCAGTTCTACACCCGGGGAACAGACAGTACGTAACCTAACAGACATGTTCAGTCTATTTATCTTTCAAATACATTTCTGTCTGATTTAGTGCAAGTAGAATATCATGAATGTGGCTGGGTGTTTTGACTGCATCTCTCATCCTCgctactcctctctactctcatAGATGCAGGCATTGGGAGTCGGCTGATGGCAGGCTGTACGACCGGGGCCATGGCAGTAGCCTTTGCTCAGCCAACAGATGTGGTGAAAGTGCGGTTCCAGGCTCAAGTCAGGGGAGCAGAAGCGGAGGGGGTGAAGAGATATAGTGGCACCATGGATGCCTATAGGACCATCGCCAGGACTGAGGGCATCAGAGGGCtctggaaaggtaggcctaatgCAGTCTGAATTTCAGTCCAATTAGGAACATTTGCTTTACATGCATaaaagatcgaatccccaagctgacaaggtaaaaatctgtcattctgcccctgaacaaggcagttaacccactgttcttaactgacttgcctagttaaataaagataaaagatGATTCCGTAATTGTAATTACCAGTTTCATTCATCATTTTTCTTTCAGGTTGTGGCCCAAACATAACTCGTAACGCCATAGTGAATTGTTCGGAGCTGGTGACTTATGACATCATCAAGGAAATGATCCTGCAGTATAACATCATGACTGGTAAGCAGGCATGTGATTTGTTTTACATCACATAGGGTACATATGAATCGTTTCAAGTACttcaaagtgttttgttgttttttcagaTAACCTGCCCTGCCATTTCACAGCAGCCTTCAGTGCTGGTTTCATCACCACTATTGTGGCATCTCCTGTAGATGTAGTGAAGACCCGGTTCATGAACTCTTCAGCTGGAAAATACAACAGTGCTATTAACTGTGCTGTTACGATGATGAGAAATGAGGGACCCAAAGCCTTCTATAAAGGGTGTGTAGTAATCAAAAGCCATTTCTAAATTCCAATTGCTTTCAAATCATCTTTGGCTGAATCAAGATACCTAGATATGAACAGTGAATTAAGCAAATCGTTCTGCTTGGTTAAATAGTCTGattctccttcccctccaggttCATGCCTTCTTTTCTTCGCCTTGGCTCCTGGAACATCGTAATGTTTGTCACATATGAGCAAATCAAGAAACACGTGATGAGAGCACAGCAGTCCTGGGAGTCTCCTATCTGATCTGTCTcatcctgactgactgtgtggattTCTCCTACTCACTATGATGTTCAAGCCATGACCTCCTGTATAGGCAGAGCACATTTTCATCTAAAGGAGGAACCACACAAGTATTAGCCTGGTCCCTGATATGTTTGAGTGACAAGGAGCTGGCATGATAGCACGAACAGACTGACACTCAAGCTACGAGTCTGACTTCTGTACAGGAAAGTACGATGTGTGACCCAACGTGTCTCCATGATGCCTTGTCCCAGACAGCGAGACCATGGGCCACACAGAGACTATTGATACAACTTTGTGACTCAATAATGGAATGATAGTGGTTTATCTAACTTGCGTTTAGGTTAGGGATACTGTATTATGCTTCCTCGCTGGTCGATAAGGTGCATAATGTGACCTTCAAATGTTATTTAAGTTGTGTTATTTATAATAACTATTTGTAACGAATGAGAACTTTACCTCCAAATATCCATGATCCTGGTGGTTTTGGATTCATAAATAATCCAACATTCTAGTAAGCAATGCAATTTAATGGTTATTACCTTTTAGATAAGGAGGTGGTACTGTGCATTTTACAACTATGTGAAGTTGTTTGATATTTTATTACTGCTGATATGCAGTAACTGCAATTTTGGACCAAGCCTTGAAGAGTCCAAAATAATTATGAATATAGGATTTCCTAAATATGTTATTTATTATGTCCTGTTATGCTATTTTAGAAGTAAAATATTATTTTTTCATTAGTAAAAGAACTGAATTTCAGAATGGCTGTCTGTGGTAGCCTTTTCCTGCTTAGTGTTCAGAGGTGCGTCACAAATGACACCGTATTACCTATTCAAATTACTTTTTGTAACATACTTAGTCTACACCTATTGTTTactaacagtaaaatgcttacttatgggtccCTTTCCAACGATGCAGagtaaaaatagaaatagtgacgAGGAattaatacacagtgaataacaagtaaaaaataaatatcatgGCTATATAGAGGGTGTACCAGTaagcacttcttttgaccagggtccatggggaatagggtgccatttggaatgcagcccaCAGGTGCTTGTTAGTTTGAGAACGTTCACAGAACTAGGTTAGCCAAAGCTGCCCCACATGTATTCGTACAGAATTAAACCCCGCTAAGAGTCACCCAATACATACTATACCAACGGAGGGTGACACAGATACTCCATAATTCCAATACACATAGGTAGTTGTTCTAGGAAGGAAATATAAACACCCTCATCAAGATGTATTCCAGAgtgatagccttatttggtattGCTGTGCATTGAAGAGGGTCCTTTCAGATACCTTTCAGTGATGGGATAGTGTCATTAAATCCAAACTCCTTTAGTAATTGTGATCATTTGTGGCCTGCAAATTGTATAGTACTCACCTATTGATATAAAATAACTGGAGCCCATTGACTTCAACCAATAAAGGAGAGACACAGAGTTGACAGATGAGAAAATATCCCAATTAGAGTCGCTTAGGACAATAGGGGCTGCTGACATAGTTGTAACAGAAGTAAGCTGTCTGACAAAGGCCTTCACATCCACTGcatgtaacgcgggtcgtataaaggggaccaaggtgcagcgtgtagagtgctcatatttacttttaatgaatatacttaaacaaaacgaccgacagcagttccgtcaggtgacatacactaaatagaaaacaaaacccaggaagaaaacccctacttaaatatgatctccaatcagaggcaacgaggatcagctgcctccaattggagattaaccgaaacaaccccaacatagatatagaaaaactagaacttaaacatagaaatagaaaacatagaacaacacaaaacacaccctgacctactctactatagaaaatgacatcttactagggtcaggacgtgacactgcatCACTAATGAGCTCCTGTAAACTCACTGGcctctctctgacagctaactAGTGCAGTGAGCTTGATTAGGCTAGATGGCAGTCTGGCTAACCTTATGGCTGATCAGGCGAATCCTTGGTCTGGTGATCCACATAACTGGGGGAACAAACGACAACCACTGAGTACGGTAGGCAGAGTGTTAGTCATTCAATGGAATCAGGCAACTATGCTTTCAGTATGAATTTTAGGAACAATGAATCAACATTGGTTTTGGATGTAATAAAAATTATAGAGAAAGTGTGATTTAGAGGCTTGAAAAAGCTTGCAGTTTGACAGTTCCAGACGTGGTCCTTGGCTGACCTTAGCAGGAGTCTCTGTGGAGAGAGGATGATCTGAGCTATCAAGTGTAGCTAGGTGAAGAGTTTAAGTACACCTTGTGACCTACTGCACTGAGGCACAGTGAGTTCAGGGGTTTCCTACCCCAAGAAAGCATTGATGCCTACAGTATGATGTTACAATGACATGTTTTAGGGGAGCCTGGATATAAAACAAAACCCACAAGGTGTTGTCTTTATTCACCCTTCTTAATCAACTTGTTTCAACTATGTGGTGCTATTTTACAGACAATCATAAAGTACATAAATTCATTATAGTCCAAAGAGTAACAGTTGCCCTTTCTATCCAACAGTGTCAATGTGGCAGTGGGTCCTGCTGATGATGTCT comes from Salmo salar chromosome ssa20, Ssal_v3.1, whole genome shotgun sequence and encodes:
- the LOC106581201 gene encoding mitochondrial uncoupling protein 2, with product MAGVKPTDLAPTAAVKFFGAGTAACFADLITFPLDTAKVRLQIQGESKSSEGKMVVKYRGVFGTINTMVKTEGPRSLYNGLVAGLQRQMSFASVRIGLYDSMKQFYTRGTDNAGIGSRLMAGCTTGAMAVAFAQPTDVVKVRFQAQVRGAEAEGVKRYSGTMDAYRTIARTEGIRGLWKGCGPNITRNAIVNCSELVTYDIIKEMILQYNIMTDNLPCHFTAAFSAGFITTIVASPVDVVKTRFMNSSAGKYNSAINCAVTMMRNEGPKAFYKGFMPSFLRLGSWNIVMFVTYEQIKKHVMRAQQSWESPI